From Fundulus heteroclitus isolate FHET01 chromosome 14, MU-UCD_Fhet_4.1, whole genome shotgun sequence, the proteins below share one genomic window:
- the LOC105920981 gene encoding transmembrane protein 256: MATSVLVRRLAALSGASAVGAGAYGAHGFKNRDPDDYRFALYETANKYHFYHSLALLGAAHCGRPLVAGSILLAGMGMFCGPLYHQALTGDPSLGKLAPVGGVAMIAGWLAMIL, from the exons ATGGCGACGTCTGTTTTGGTCCGAAGGTTAGCAGCTCTGTCGGGGGCTTCTGCGGTGGGAGCTGGGGCTTACGGAGCTCACG GTTTCAAAAACAGAGACCCTGATGACTACCGATTTGCG ctttACGAAACTGCCAACAAATACCATTTCTACCACAGCCTGGCCCTGCTGGGTGCTGCACATTGCGGAAGGCCTCTTGTG GCTGGCAGCATCCTGCTGGCGGGCATGGGGATGTTCTGCGGCCCCCTGTACCACCAGGCTCTGACCGGAGACCCCAGCCTGGGCAAACTGGCTCCCGTGGGCGGTGTCGCCATGATTGCCGGCTGGCTGGCCATGATCCTCTGA